One Streptomyces sp. B21-105 genomic region harbors:
- a CDS encoding molybdopterin oxidoreductase family protein, with the protein MSRTALRICPLCEATCGLTLTIEGTRVTGARGDRDDVFSKGFICPKGAAFPAVDGDPDRLRTPLVRRDGELREASWEEAFDAVAAGIRPVAERHGPNAVGVVLGNPNVHTVAGGLYPQMLVGGLGTRALFTASTVDQMPKHVSSGLLFGDAGAIPVPDLDRTDHLLLIGANPMESNGSLCTAPDFPGKLKALKARGGTLTVIDPRRTRTAKLADRHIAIRPGGDALLLAAMAHVLFEEDLVQLGALTPHVEGLAELRDAVRDFTPEAVAPACDVDAGVVRALARELAAAPTAAVYGRIGSCTVPFGTLGSWLVDVLNVLTGNLDRPGGALFPQAATDRTPRPAGPGRGFRLGRWHSRVGGHPEAKGELPLSALAEEIDTATEEGEPIRALVVVAANPVLSAPDGNRLDKALESLDFMVSVDPYLNETSRHADVVLPPPPPSQSPHHDFAFNTLAVRNQARYSRPAVPLEPGRMAETEIFARLTLAVTGMHGADPSAVDDRVIGQTLGKAVQEPHSPVHGRAPKELAAQLTGVSGPERRLDMMLRLGPYGDGFGARPDGLNLARLLESPHGIDLGPLGPRLPQPLKTASGRIELLPQPIAGDLPRLRASLERRPDGLVLVGRRHLRSNNSWMHNVPALTGGTNRCTLQIHPEDAERLGVRDGAPVRVTGAGGEVTAPAEVTDGVRRGVVSLPHGWGHDRPGTRLSHAAADPGVNVNQLLDGSLLDPLSGNAVLNGVPVRLAAIPAL; encoded by the coding sequence GTGTCCCGCACCGCCCTGCGAATCTGCCCCCTGTGCGAGGCCACCTGCGGGCTCACGCTCACCATCGAGGGAACGCGGGTCACCGGCGCCCGCGGCGACCGGGACGACGTGTTCAGCAAGGGCTTCATCTGCCCCAAGGGCGCCGCCTTCCCGGCCGTGGACGGCGACCCCGACCGGCTGCGCACGCCCCTCGTCCGCCGTGACGGCGAGCTGCGCGAGGCCAGCTGGGAAGAGGCCTTCGACGCGGTGGCCGCCGGGATCCGCCCGGTCGCCGAGCGGCACGGCCCGAACGCCGTCGGCGTCGTCCTCGGCAACCCCAACGTGCACACCGTGGCCGGCGGCCTGTATCCGCAGATGCTGGTCGGCGGGCTGGGCACCCGCGCTCTGTTCACCGCCTCCACGGTCGACCAGATGCCCAAGCACGTCTCGAGCGGACTGCTCTTCGGCGACGCGGGCGCGATCCCCGTCCCGGACCTCGACCGCACCGACCACCTCCTCCTCATCGGCGCCAACCCCATGGAGTCCAACGGGAGTCTGTGCACCGCCCCGGACTTCCCCGGCAAGCTCAAGGCGCTCAAGGCCCGCGGCGGCACCCTCACGGTCATCGACCCGCGCCGTACGCGCACCGCGAAACTCGCCGACCGGCACATCGCGATCCGGCCGGGCGGCGACGCGCTGCTCCTCGCGGCCATGGCGCACGTGCTGTTCGAGGAAGACCTGGTGCAGCTGGGCGCGTTGACCCCGCACGTCGAGGGACTGGCCGAACTCCGGGACGCGGTGCGGGACTTCACCCCCGAGGCGGTGGCCCCGGCGTGCGACGTCGACGCCGGCGTCGTGCGCGCCCTCGCGCGGGAGCTCGCCGCCGCCCCGACCGCCGCCGTCTACGGCCGCATCGGCAGCTGCACGGTCCCCTTCGGCACCCTCGGCAGCTGGCTCGTCGACGTTCTCAACGTCCTGACCGGCAACCTCGACCGGCCCGGCGGCGCCCTCTTCCCGCAGGCCGCCACCGACCGCACGCCCCGCCCCGCGGGCCCCGGCCGCGGCTTCCGGCTCGGCCGGTGGCACTCCCGGGTCGGCGGGCACCCGGAGGCCAAGGGCGAACTGCCGCTCTCGGCGCTGGCCGAGGAGATCGACACCGCCACCGAGGAGGGCGAGCCGATCCGCGCGCTTGTGGTGGTCGCCGCCAACCCCGTGCTGTCCGCGCCCGACGGCAACCGGCTCGACAAGGCCTTGGAGTCGCTCGACTTCATGGTCAGCGTCGACCCCTACCTGAACGAGACCTCGCGCCACGCCGACGTCGTCCTGCCGCCGCCCCCGCCCTCCCAGAGCCCGCACCACGACTTCGCCTTCAACACCCTGGCCGTGCGCAACCAGGCCCGCTACTCCCGCCCCGCCGTCCCGCTGGAGCCCGGCCGGATGGCCGAGACGGAGATCTTCGCCCGGCTGACGCTGGCGGTGACCGGCATGCACGGCGCCGACCCGTCGGCCGTGGACGACCGGGTCATCGGCCAGACCCTCGGCAAGGCCGTCCAGGAGCCGCACTCGCCCGTGCACGGCCGCGCGCCGAAGGAACTCGCCGCGCAGCTCACGGGGGTGAGCGGACCCGAACGCCGGCTCGACATGATGCTGCGCCTGGGCCCCTACGGCGACGGCTTCGGCGCCCGCCCGGACGGGCTGAACCTCGCCCGGCTGCTCGAGAGCCCGCACGGCATCGACCTCGGGCCGCTCGGCCCCCGCCTGCCGCAACCGCTGAAGACGGCCTCCGGCCGGATCGAACTGCTGCCGCAGCCCATCGCCGGCGATCTCCCGCGGCTGCGCGCGTCCCTGGAAAGGCGGCCGGACGGACTCGTCCTGGTCGGCCGGCGCCATCTGCGGTCCAACAACAGCTGGATGCACAACGTCCCCGCCCTCACCGGGGGCACCAACCGCTGCACACTGCAGATCCACCCCGAAGACGCCGAACGGCTCGGCGTGCGCGACGGCGCGCCGGTACGGGTGACGGGCGCCGGGGGCGAGGTGACCGCGCCGGCCGAGGTCACCGACGGCGTGCGCCGGGGCGTCGTCAGCCTGCCGCACGGCTGGGGCCACGACCGCCCCGGAACGCGCCTGAGCCATGCCGCCGCCGACCCCGGAGTCAACGTCAACCAGCTCCTCGACGGCAGCCTGCTCGACCCCCTGTCGGGCAACGCGGTCCTCAACGGAGTGCCGGTCCGACTGGCCGCGATCCCGGCGCTGTGA
- a CDS encoding TetR/AcrR family transcriptional regulator, with amino-acid sequence MKPVPQATSLRRAPVQRRSAERLTRILDACADLLDEVGYDALSTRAVAERAGVPIGSVYRFFGNKRQMADALAQRNLERYSERVTERLRGARPGDWRTAMDAVLDEYLAMKRTAPGFSLVDFGNQIPVGARHAEPNHRVADRLAELLADHLAREPDDDLRRVFLIAVETADTLVHLAFRVDPEGDAKVIDETRELLRAYLARVLD; translated from the coding sequence ATGAAGCCCGTGCCCCAAGCGACATCGCTCCGTCGTGCGCCCGTGCAGCGGCGCAGCGCCGAACGGCTGACGAGGATCCTCGACGCCTGCGCCGACCTGCTGGACGAGGTCGGCTACGACGCCCTGAGCACCCGGGCCGTCGCCGAGCGCGCCGGCGTCCCGATCGGCTCCGTCTACCGGTTCTTCGGCAACAAGCGGCAGATGGCCGACGCGCTCGCGCAGCGCAACCTCGAGCGTTACTCCGAGCGCGTCACCGAGCGCCTGCGCGGAGCCCGGCCCGGCGACTGGCGGACCGCGATGGACGCCGTGCTCGACGAGTACCTCGCCATGAAGCGCACCGCCCCCGGCTTCTCCCTCGTCGACTTCGGCAACCAGATCCCGGTCGGAGCGCGGCATGCCGAGCCCAACCACCGGGTCGCCGACCGCCTCGCCGAACTGCTCGCCGACCACCTCGCCCGGGAACCCGACGACGATCTGCGCCGGGTCTTCCTGATCGCCGTGGAGACCGCGGACACCCTCGTGCACCTGGCCTTCCGGGTGGATCCGGAGGGCGACGCGAAAGTGATCGACGAGACCCGCGAGCTGCTGCGGGCCTACCTGGCGCGCGTGCTGGACTGA
- the hmgA gene encoding homogentisate 1,2-dioxygenase, translated as MSSGDARKTAEWPAHLRGFGNEHSSEAVPGALPEGRNSPQRAPLGLYAEQLSGTAFTEPRAHNRRSWLYRIRPSAAHPAFTRAPDGALRTGPFTQTVADPNRLRWDPLPEPPGGTDFLAGLWTVGGNGDAAQRNGMAVHLYHANAGMDRVFGNADGELLIVPEHGGLLLRTEFGLLHAEPGHVALIPRGVRFRVDLLDDSARGYVCENYGAPFRLPDLGPIGANGLASPRDFRAPVAAYEDVEGPVEVVNKFCGHLWSATYDHSPLDVVAWHGNLVPYVYDLRRFNVIGSVSYDHPDPSIFTVLTSPSDTPGLAGVDFVVFAPRWLVGEDTFRPPYFHRNVMSEYMGLIEGAYDAKTAGKGGFVPGGGSLHNMMSAHGPDRETFDRASAAELKPHKVDDGLAFMFETRWPLVLTPQAARADHLQQRYDDVWQGLERHFRPTATSSDGALH; from the coding sequence ATGAGCAGCGGGGACGCACGCAAGACGGCCGAGTGGCCGGCCCACCTCCGCGGATTCGGCAACGAACACTCCTCGGAGGCCGTCCCGGGAGCCCTGCCCGAGGGCCGCAACTCGCCCCAGCGCGCCCCCCTCGGCCTGTACGCGGAGCAGCTCAGCGGTACGGCGTTCACCGAGCCGCGCGCCCACAACCGCCGCTCCTGGCTGTACCGGATCCGCCCGTCGGCCGCACACCCGGCCTTCACCCGGGCCCCGGACGGGGCGCTGCGCACCGGCCCCTTCACGCAGACGGTCGCCGATCCGAACCGGCTGCGCTGGGACCCCCTGCCCGAGCCGCCCGGGGGCACCGACTTCCTGGCCGGTCTGTGGACCGTCGGCGGCAACGGGGACGCCGCCCAGCGCAACGGCATGGCCGTGCACCTGTACCACGCGAACGCCGGCATGGACCGCGTCTTCGGGAACGCCGACGGGGAGCTGCTGATCGTCCCCGAGCACGGCGGGCTGCTGCTGCGCACCGAGTTCGGGCTGCTGCACGCCGAGCCCGGCCATGTCGCGCTGATCCCGCGCGGGGTCCGCTTCCGCGTCGACCTGCTGGACGACTCCGCCCGCGGTTACGTCTGCGAGAACTACGGCGCCCCCTTCCGGCTCCCCGACCTCGGCCCGATCGGCGCCAACGGCCTCGCCAGCCCGCGCGACTTCCGGGCGCCGGTCGCCGCGTACGAGGACGTCGAGGGGCCGGTGGAGGTGGTCAACAAGTTCTGCGGCCACCTGTGGAGCGCGACCTACGACCACTCCCCGCTGGACGTCGTCGCCTGGCACGGCAACCTCGTGCCGTACGTGTACGACCTGCGCCGCTTCAACGTCATCGGGTCGGTCTCCTACGACCACCCGGACCCGTCGATCTTCACCGTGCTGACGTCCCCGTCCGACACCCCCGGTCTGGCCGGCGTGGACTTCGTGGTCTTCGCCCCGCGCTGGCTGGTCGGCGAGGACACCTTCCGGCCGCCCTACTTCCACCGGAACGTGATGAGCGAGTACATGGGCCTGATCGAGGGCGCCTACGACGCCAAGACGGCCGGGAAGGGGGGCTTCGTACCGGGCGGCGGTTCGCTGCACAACATGATGTCGGCGCACGGCCCGGACCGTGAGACCTTCGACCGCGCGAGCGCCGCCGAACTGAAGCCGCACAAGGTCGACGACGGGCTGGCGTTCATGTTCGAGACGCGCTGGCCGCTCGTCCTCACCCCGCAGGCGGCGCGGGCGGACCATCTGCAGCAGCGCTACGACGACGTGTGGCAGGGCCTCGAGCGTCACTTCCGGCCGACCGCCACCTCGTCCGACGGCGCATTGCACTGA
- a CDS encoding GntR family transcriptional regulator, with product MTSFAPDSIVLTRKLPLWYQVSQSLRASILGRSPRDPLRLPTEEQLAGHYGVSVLTMRQALKELEDEGLITRHRRRGTFIEPTALRGAPVRLLGSVDAIVAQQSGMATVLLDHGRAAVPAEVAEHFPDLAEVATYHRLRSDEKTGEPTNHARNYVRPELAARIDPDDLVRWPMTKVLRDVVGVAIGRITDTVEARLADPETAQLLRVPLLSPILHYTGVTHDTDGRVLDAAVIHYRGDRFSFTVTLDAT from the coding sequence GTGACCTCCTTCGCCCCGGACTCGATCGTCCTCACCCGAAAGCTGCCGCTCTGGTACCAGGTGTCGCAGTCGTTGCGCGCCTCGATACTCGGCCGCTCACCCCGGGATCCGTTGCGGCTGCCGACGGAGGAGCAACTGGCGGGCCACTACGGGGTGAGCGTGCTGACCATGCGGCAGGCCCTGAAGGAGCTGGAGGACGAGGGGCTGATCACCCGGCACCGCCGCCGGGGCACGTTCATCGAGCCGACGGCGCTGCGTGGGGCCCCGGTCCGGCTGCTGGGCTCGGTCGACGCGATCGTGGCGCAGCAGTCCGGGATGGCGACCGTGCTGCTGGACCACGGCCGGGCGGCCGTGCCGGCCGAGGTCGCCGAGCACTTCCCGGACCTGGCGGAGGTGGCCACGTACCACCGTCTGCGCAGCGACGAGAAGACGGGCGAGCCCACCAACCACGCCCGCAACTACGTCCGTCCCGAGCTCGCCGCCCGCATCGATCCGGACGACCTGGTCCGCTGGCCGATGACGAAGGTGCTGCGGGACGTCGTCGGCGTGGCCATCGGCCGGATCACCGACACCGTCGAGGCGCGGCTCGCGGACCCGGAGACGGCGCAGCTGCTGCGGGTCCCGCTGCTGAGCCCGATCCTGCACTACACGGGCGTCACCCACGACACCGACGGGCGGGTCCTGGACGCGGCCGTCATCCACTACCGCGGCGACCGTTTCTCCTTCACGGTCACCCTCGACGCGACGTGA